In Arachis stenosperma cultivar V10309 chromosome 1, arast.V10309.gnm1.PFL2, whole genome shotgun sequence, one DNA window encodes the following:
- the LOC130972930 gene encoding dolichyl-diphosphooligosaccharide--protein glycosyltransferase subunit 4A-like → MIDDQDLSFFANFLGIFIFVLVIAYQFVMDDPKYKGN, encoded by the coding sequence ATGATTGATGATCAAgatttgagtttctttgccaatTTCCTTGGCATCTTCATTTTTGTACTGGTGATAGCTTACCAATTTGTTATGGATGATCCAAAGTATAAAGGGAACTAG
- the LOC130934579 gene encoding exocyst complex component EXO70A1-like, with protein sequence MEGKQNLDAARKCLLASLETSSAIGFALDESESRLELLRQRCQSLQTSFRPISMQKCSFMDVGNGIDSVLCSAAAVLKVFEFVQHLENSPLTDPGSDLCSYVSDAKKLEEALKLFTDNCTLAIGWLQGVLDFLQDKAITNEFYLFQVKKSLRILRELQAVEEGVRINGGFLSAALDNLETEFQRLLMANSMPIPLVSVGSHVATQALPGSVMGKLQAIIERLNANSRLAKCKSIYVEVRGTNAQRTLNTLDLSYLEIPTAKFEDVREIASYIDQWGIDLELVVKNVLDTEYMLSCRVFEKIGREASTECFARIAIRSGILSFILFGRNVLESRNDPYKLLNMLDIFSVLDDLRLKFNQLFGGKACEEIRITTKDLVTKVVNGACDEIFWQLSAQVKLQRPSSPPRDGGVPRLVSFLTDYCNQLLNDTYLPHLKKVLETHLSWRNETYEESIVFTQIYDTIKEVAVNLDSWSKAYEDITLSYIFMIDNHCHFYNLRGTILGDMMGDTWLGAHEQYKDYYAALYLRNSWGKLLSIIVQKDLLSSSLSSQDLGKRLHAFNVAFDERYKKESSWTICDEALRKNICKHLVECIVPIYKAYVKNYNLSIENEGMVVKHIKYTAESLENKIWSLFQPKLKKNGSVKHADWTSKIKQVSKNFRFTLAAK encoded by the coding sequence ATGGAAGGAAAGCAGAACCTTGATGCTGCAAGAAAGTGCTTGCTAGCTAGCTTGGAAACATCAAGTGCTATTGGTTTTGCATTAGATGAATCTGAATCAAGATTGGAGCTTCTTCGCCAGCGATGTCAATCCCTGCAAACTTCATTCAGACCAATCTCCATGCAGAAATGCTCGTTCATGGACGTTGGCAATGGTATAGATAGTGTTCTATGTTCTGCTGCTGCTGTCCTCAAGGTGTTTGAATTTGTGCAGCATTTGGAGAATTCTCCATTGACTGACCCTGGTTCCGATCTATGCTCTTACGTCTCAGATGCCAAGAAGCTTGAAGAAGCCTTGAAGCTTTTCACTGATAATTGCACGTTAGCAATTGGCTGGTTGCAGGGTGTTCTTGACTTCTTACAAGACAAAGCGATCACCAATGAGTTTTACCTCTTTCAGGTGAAGAAATCTTTGAGGATACTGCGAGAATTGCAAGCCGTGGAAGAGGGAGTTCGCATCAATGGAGGTTTTCTCAGTGCAGCCTTAGACAATCTAGAGACTGAGTTCCAAAGACTTCTGATGGCAAACTCAATGCCCATTCCTTTGGTTTCGGTAGGATCACACGTCGCAACACAAGCTTTGCCAGGCTCTGTTATGGGGAAGTTGCAGGCCATCATTGAGCGGTTAAATGCAAACAGCAGGCTAGCCAAGTGTAAGTCTATATATGTTGAAGTTCGAGGGACGAATGCTCAAAGAACTTTGAACACTTTAGACTTGAGCTACCTTGAGATTCCAACAGCTAAATTTGAGGATGTCAGGGAAATAGCGAGTTACATAGACCAATGGGGCATTGATTTGGAGTTGGTTGTCAAGAACGTTCTTGATACTGAGTACATGCTATCTTGCCGTGTCTTTGAGAAGATTGGCCGAGAAGCATCGACCGAATGTTTTGCCAGGATCGCCATCAGATCAggaattctttcttttattctaTTTGGAAGAAATGTTTTGGAGAGTAGAAACGATCCCTACAAGTTGTTGAACATGCTAGACATATTCAGTGTGTTAGATGATCTTAGACTAAAATTCAACCAACTTTTTGGGGGGAAAGCCTGTGAAGAAATTAGAATCACGACAAAGGATCTTGTCACCAAAGTTGTTAATGGTGCCTGTGATGAGATATTCTGGCAACTTTCGGCACAAGTGAAGCTGCAAAGGCCAAGTTCTCCTCCCCGAGATGGCGGTGTCCCTAGGCTGGTAAGCTTTTTAACTGATTACTGCAATCAGCTGCTTAATGATACATATCTACCACATTTGAAAAAGGTCTTAGAAACTCATCTTAGTTGGAGAAATGAAACATATGAAGAGAGTATTGTTTTCACACAAATATATGACACAATCAAGGAAGTTGCAGTTAATCTTGATTCTTGGTCAAAGGCCTATGAGGATATCACATTGTCCTACATTTTCATGATAGATAATCATTGCCATTTCTACAATTTGAGGGGTACCATTCTTGGGGATATGATGGGAGATACTTGGTTAGGAGCACATGAACAATACAAGGACTATTATGCAGCACTTTATTTGAGGAATAGCTGGGGGAAGCTTCTATCAATTATTGTTCAAAAAGACTTACTTTCATCCTCATTGAGTAGCCAAGATTTGGGAAAGAGATTGCATGCTTTCAATGTAGCTTTTGATGAGAGGTACAAGAAGGAATCTAGTTGGACAATTTGTGATGAGGCCTTGAGGAAAAACATATGCAAGCATTTGGTGGAATGTATTGTACCAATCTATAAGGCCTATGTGAAGAATTACAACTTGTCAATCGAGAATGAAGGTATGGTTGTGAAGCATATCAAATATACAGCAGAGAGTTTGGAGAATAAGATTTGGTCTCTGTTTCAGCCAAAACTAAAGAAGAATGGGAGTGTCAAGCATGCAGATTGGACTAGCAAAATAAAACAAGTTAGCAAAAATTTTCGCTTCACTCTAGCTGCTAAGTAG
- the LOC130934587 gene encoding glutamyl-tRNA reductase-binding protein, chloroplastic-like gives MVLFTLSTLRNDTAIVAISRSSDSHVSTFLFVALTNVLIGNSVPFTPNSKTNRTHFHFSNFSSFKPPKCSLFAVSEAPHFELSTHSNKKPFPAKVSRTIMELASVGTLSALTNEGHEGSSSPLAIGVRFAVDPHEGTPFFFLNPTFPFSPQTPYSLHVQLNQSGLHTPQCTLQGTLTKPQDMSATKRLVSLWGKRFGEVDQDLMYIVAVDRVLQLEDFQEDGEWISSLDYKNAQPDPLREFAEKLVSEINTNNMEDIIRFCTVYVDLDFQVLEAKMIWVDRLGFDMRLSSTQKGIFEVRIPFPREVTDEKGAKSTFNCMSQLAWEVERNLQPLDFEKVKQLKHIKS, from the exons ATGGTTCTATTTACACTGTCAACCTTGCGCAACGACACTGCGATTGTGGCCATTTCCAGGTCAAGCGACTCCCATGTCTCCACTTTCTTGTTTGTTGCGCTAACCAACGTCTTGATTGGCAA CTCCGTTCCCTTCACACCAAATTCGAAGACCAACAGAACCCACTTCCATTTCAGCAACTTCTCTTCCTTTAAGCCTCCAAAATGCTCCCTTTTCGCGGTTTCAGAAGCACCCCATTTCGAATTAAGCACTCACAGCAACAAGAAGCCCTTCCCCGCAAAGGTTTCTAGAACCATCATGGAGCTTGCCTCTGTGGGAACCCTCTCTGCTTTGACCAATGAGGGTCATGAGGGTTCTTCTTCCCCTTTGGCCATTGGCGTCAGGTTCGCCGTTGACCCTCATGAAGgcacccctttcttcttcttgaatcccACTTTTCCCTTCTCTCCTCAAACCCCTTATTCCCTCCATGTTCAG TTGAACCAATCTGGGTTGCACACTCCTCAATGTACACTTCAAGGCACCCTCACCAAACCACAAGATATGAGTGCAACCA AACGCCTTGTTTCATTGTGGGGGAAGAGGTTCGGAGAAGTTGATCAAGATCTTATGTACATTGTTGCTGTAGATAGGGTTCTTCAGTTGGAAGACTTTCAAGAG GATGGGGAATGGATCAGCTCTTTAGATTACAAAAACGCTCAACCTGATCCTCTACGAGAGTTTGCAGAAAAGTTAGTCAGTGAGATTAACACCAACAATATGGAAGACATTATTCGCTTTTGCACTGTGTATGTTGATTTGGATTTCCAG GTCTTAGAAGCAAAGATGATATGGGTTGATCGCTTGGGGTTTGATATGCGCTTGTCATCGACTCAAAAAGGCATATTCGAGGTCCGCATTCCTTTCCCTCGAGAAGTCACAGATGAAAAGGGTGCCAAGTCAACATTTAATTGTATGTCACAACTAGCTTGGGAGGTTGAAAGAAATCTCCAGCCTCTAGACTTTGAGAAGGTTAAACAATTGAAGCACATAAAGTCTTGA
- the LOC130972990 gene encoding DEAD-box ATP-dependent RNA helicase 46 — protein MAAAEAAQAAAGPRYAPDDPTLPTPWKGLIDGSTGLLYYWNPETNVTQYEKPPPLPSGPAPAASTPNMAPIPVAHAMQSGGMMGQHGQQMLQSSQQQGSNLAQQHGQMMPQQQSSHVASQQKPSPVAQGVQQQNLQLAQSMPQPGFNQAGQHSLQHQGQHSMQPQGQYPMQPQGQQMVQPKGQQMTQQPHQMHYQMQPQGINAQHFGQGASQAQGSHSVQPQAHQFAPQNMHYMPYQPNMPQPVQPSSQHNMHGHSYENQQDFKSAFPKIEEPEFKNENQVGVSPSNYQQTNQNIPAGVRSGPSGQVPDGGANAGHSKQFGGAPGSIQQSPSAVPLQQGSSYPVYQHGPSFQNQMGPGMMHGHPPNVHPGSQKMGHADNFHGRAGNEYYYNSSKEMPAMGPQQPNIAPIPISTKQQDMRMGSGPFQNVMPSGNGSGIPGHPMHMFPPVGGHPPLSSNSLKGPPYMGSSDVTDMTPAEIYCQQHEVTATGDNIPPPFMTFDATGFPPEILREIYSAGFSNPTPIQAQTWPVALQGRDIVAIAKTGSGKTLGYLMPAFILLRQRRNNPLNGPTVLVLAPTRELATQIQDEAVKFGRSSRFSCTCLYGGAPKAQQLKELDRGADIVVATPGRLNDILEMKKIDFGQVSLLVLDEADRMLDMGFEPQIRKIVNEIPPRRQTLMYTATWPKEVRKIASDLLVNPVQVNIGSVDELAANKAITQYVEFVPQMEKQRRLEQILRSQERGSKVIIFCSTKRLCDQLARSIGRNYGAAAIHGDKSQSERDWVLNQFRSGKSPVLVATDVAARGLDIKDIRVVINYDFPTGVEDYVHRIGRTGRAGATGVSYTFFSEQDWKHASDLIKVLEGANQHVPPELRQMTLRGPPNFGKERGGMSRFDSGGGGRWDNGGRGGMRDGGFGGRGGMRDGGFSGRGGMRDGNFGGRGGMRESGFSNDGGMRDGGFGAHGASGQGGRGDMFGGRGNRGRGFGGPRGGHAGWGRGDRGPNDRFNMDGRGRGRGRGRLDNRRDVGYRSRGRSRSRSPERVRTWDYSSRSRSRSRSSRSWSRSRSRSRSRSRSRSRSRSRSRSRSWSRGRSRSRSYSPSPRRSRSRSRSGRSYSRSRSRSPRRSPSYDRRDRTDQHHSDQKDYREPEVQAPNPGVSPSSQGQQNSILGTDQVDQAPLVAGSGDPEDPNALA, from the exons ATGGCTGCAGCAGAGGCAGCTCAAGCTGCCGCTGGTCCACGGTATGCACCTGATGATCCCACCCTTCCTACGCCATGGAAGGGGCTAATTGATGGAAGCACTGGTCTTTTGTACTACTGGAACCCTGAAACTAATGTCACCCAGTATGAGAAACCTCCCCCTTTGCCGTCGGGCCCTGCTCCGGCTGCTTCTACACCCAACATGGCGCCCATACCCGTGGCTCATGCGATGCAATCTGGTGGGATGATGGGGCAGCATGGGCAGCAAATGCTTCAGTCCTCTCAACAGCAAGGGAGTAACCTTGCTCAGCAACATGGGCAAATGATGCCACAACAGCAGAGTTCGCATGTGGCATCTCAGCAGAAGCCATCTCCGGTTGCACAAGGGGTGCAACAGCAGAATTTGCAGTTGGCACAGTCCATGCCACAACCAGGGTTTAATCAGGCTGGACAGCATTCATTGCAGCATCAGGGACAGCATTCAATGCAGCCTCAGGGACAGTATCCCATGCAACCCCAAGGGCAACAAATGGTCCAGCCTAAAGGGCAGCAGATGACACAACAACCACATCAGATGCATTATCAGATGCAGCCCCAAGGTATCAATGCCCAACATTTTGGTCAAGGAGCATCTCAGGCTCAGGGCTCACATTCTGTGCAACCACAAGCACATCAATTCGCCCCCCAGAACATGCATTATATGCCATATCAGCCAAACATGCCTCAACCTGTGCAGCCAAGTTCCCAGCATAACATGCATGGTCATTCTTATGAAAACCAACAAGACTTCAAATCAGCATTCCCAAAGATAGAGGAACCAGAGTTTAAAAATGAAAACCAGGTTGGAGTTTCGCCATCTAACTATCAACAAACCAATCAGAACATTCCTGCTGGAGTTAGATCCGGACCATCTGGGCAAGTGCCAGATGGAGGTGCAAATGCTGGTCACTCAAAACAGTTTGGTGGCGCACCAGGAAGCATACAACAGTCTCCCTCTGCAGTGCCATTACAACAGGGTAGTTCTTATCCAGTTTACCAACATGGTCCTAGCTTTCAAAACCAGATGGGGCCTGGTATGATGCATGGTCATCCACCCAATGTCCATCCTGGAAGCCAAAAGATGGGACATGCAGATAATTTTCATGGTAGAGCTGGGAATGAATATTACTATAACTCTAGCAAAGAGATGCCAGCTATGGGTCCTCAGCAGCCAAATATTGCACCAATACCCATTTCAACAAAGCAGCAG GATATGAGAATGGGCAGCGGCCCTTTTCAAAATGTAATGCCTAGTGGAAATGGAAGTGGTATCCCAGGTCATCCAATGCACATGTTTCCACCAGTAGGAGGGCATCCGCCTCTCTCAAGTAACTCCTTGAAAGGACCTCCTTATATGGGATCTTCAGATGTTACTGATATGACACCTGCTGAAATTTATTGTCAGCAACATGAAGTTACAGCAACG GGTGACAACATTCCACCTCCTTTTATGACATTTGATGCTACTGGATTTCCTCCAGAGATTTTGAGAGAG ATATATTCTGCTGGCTTCTCAAACCCAACACCAATTCAGGCTCAAACTTGGCCAGTAGCACTGCAAGGTAGGGACATAGTGGCAATTGCAAAAACAGGCTCTGGCAAAACATTGGGCTACTTAATGCCTGCATTCATCCTTCTTAGGCAGAGAAGGAATAATCCTTTGAATGGCCCCACTGTCTTGGTTTTAGCTCCAACACGTGAACTTGCTACACAGATCCAAGATGAGGCTGTCAAATTTGGAAGATCTTCACGTTTCTCTTGCACG TGTTTGTATGGTGGAGCACCCAAAGCCCAACAGCTAAAAGAGTTAGATCGGGGAGCAGACATTGTTGTTGCCACACCTGGCCGACTCAATGACATCCTTGAAATGAAGAAAATTGACTTTGGGCAAGTTTCACTGCTTGTGCTTGATGAGGCTGACCGTATGCTTGACATGGGTTTTGAACCTCAAATCCGGAAAATTGTTAATGAGATTCCACCACGTAGGCAAACTCTCATGTATACGGCAACATGGCCAAAAGAAGTAAGAAAAATTGCCAGTGACCTGCTCGTTAATCCTGTTCAGGTTAACATTGGAAGTGTTGACGAGCTTGCCGCAAATAAAGCTATCACACAG TATGTTGAATTTGTCCCTCAAATGGAGAAGCAGAGGCGATTAGAGCAGATCCTCAGATCCCAAGAGCGGGGCTCTAAGGTTATTATATTTTGTTCCACAAAGAGGTTATGTGATCAGCTTGCCCGTAGTATTGGTCGCAATTATGGGGCTGCTGCAATTCATGGTGACAAGTCTCAAAGTGAGAGGGATTGGGTTTTAAATCAGTTCCGGAGTGGGAAGTCACCAGTTTTAGTTGCCACTGATGTTGCTGCTCGTGGGCTTGACATCAAGGATATAAG GGTGGTTATAAACTATGATTTCCCTACTGGAGTTGAGGATTATGTACACCGAATTGGAAGAACTGGACGGGCAGGTGCTACTGGAGTATCGTACACCTTTTTCTCGGAGCAGGACTGGAAACATGCATCTGATTTAATCAAAGTCTTGGAGGGTGCAAACCAGCATGTGCCTCCAGAGCTAAGACAGATGACCTTGCGCGGACCACCAAACTTTGGAAAAGAGCGGGGTGGGATGAGTCGTTTCGACTCTGGTGGTGGTGGGCGTTGGGATAATGGTGGTCGTGGTGGCATGAGGGATGGGGGCTTTGGTGGTCGTGGTGGCATGAGAGATGGTGGCTTTAGTGGTCGGGGCGGCATGAGGGATGGTAACTTTGGTGGCCGAGGTGGCATGAGGGAGAGTGGATTCAGCAATGATGGTGGCATGAGAGATGGTGGCTTTGGTGCTCATGGTGCTAGCGGTCAAGGTGGGAGAGGTGATATGTTTGGTGGTAGGGGAAATAGAGGTCGAGGATTTGGTGGCCCTCGTGGTGGTCATGCTGGGTGGGGTAGAGGGGATCGTGGTCCAAATGACCGATTCAACATGGATGGAAGAGGAAGAGGGCGAGGACGTGGGCGATTAGACAACAGAAGAGATGTTGGATACAGGAGTAGAGGCAGAAGCCGTAGCCGTAGCCCAGAGAGAGTACGAACATGGGACTATAGTAGCAGAAGTCGTAGTAGGAGTCGCAGCAGTAGGAGCTGGAGCCGGAGCCGGAGCCGGAGCCGGAGCCGGAGCCGGAGCCGGAGCCGGAGCCGAAGCCGAAGCAGAAGCCGCAGTTGGTCGCGTGGTCGCAGTCGGAGTCGCAGCTATAGCCCTAGCCCTCGTCGGAGTCGAAGCCGCAGTCGTAGCGGTCGCAGTTACAGCCGCAGCCGCAGCCGAAGTCCCCGTAGAAGTCCCAGCTATGATAGGCGTGATAGGACAGATCAACACCATTCTGATCAAAAGGATTATAGAGAACCAGAGGTCCAAGCTCCCAATCCGGGAGTGTCTCCAAGCTCCCAAGGGCAGCAGAATTCAATTTTGGGAACTGATCAAGTGGATCAGGCGCCACTGGTTGCTGGGAGCGGTGACCCAGAAGATCCCAATGCTCTGGCATAG